The following proteins are encoded in a genomic region of Periophthalmus magnuspinnatus isolate fPerMag1 chromosome 23, fPerMag1.2.pri, whole genome shotgun sequence:
- the ccdc59 gene encoding thyroid transcription factor 1-associated protein 26 homolog, whose protein sequence is MKHKTIDGKGDKQSKSKKIFTSGVKTKKKWVPQHKHFDGSLGEGQGFAFKRKQKAKNEYFKLLRREKKKTPAPKNVYEDEYPEHLKHLYLAEKEQLKNEAWANRVKRSKLRMKDKEEDPSEADAAPQMDQNEENPSTSEEAEPNPDTKQTEPSEKEEQMSIPMSNRMRKKLLKKTSYQKTQEEFEKIQENRRKKQEEYLKNKQQREEAIQKYKQKKMETYQMLCKKTKKGQPNLNLQMEYLLQKIQRTDK, encoded by the exons atgaaacacaaaaccaTCGACGGAAAGGGAGACAAGCAAAGTAAATCTAAAAAAATTTTTACAAGTGGTGTCAAAACCAAGAAGAAATGGGTCCCACAGCACAAACATTTTGATGGCAGCCTGGGGGAAG GTCAAGGATTTGCTTTTAAGAGGAAGCAGAAAGCCAAGAATGAGTACTTCAAATTGCTAcggagggagaagaagaaaaccCCAGCGCCTAAAAACGTGTATGAAGACGAGTATCCAGAACATCTTAAGCATCTTTATTTGGCCGAGAAAGAGCAGCTGAAAAATGAGGCTTGGGCTAACAGGGTGAAAAGGAGCAAACTAAGAATGAAAGACAAGGAAGAAGATCCAAGTGAGGCTGATGCTGCTCCGCAAATGGACCAAAATGAAGAGAACCCAAGTACATCTGAGGAAGCAGAACCTAACCCTGACACTAAACAAACAGAACCTAGTGAAAAGGAGGAACAGATGAG CATTCCTATGAGCAACAGAATGCGAAAGAAACTGCTAAAGAAAACATCATATCAGAAAACACAAGAGGAGTTTGAAAAAATCCAAGAAAATCGAAGAAAGAAACAAGAg GAGTATCTAAAGAACAAGCAGCAGCGTGAGGAAGCCATACAGAagtacaaacagaaaaagatgGAGACGTATCAGATGCTCtgtaaaaagacaaagaaaggaCAGCCCAATCTGAACCTCCAGATGGAATATTTACTTCAAAAAATTCAAAGAACTGATAAATGA